A region of uncultured Desulfobacter sp. DNA encodes the following proteins:
- a CDS encoding ATP-dependent Clp protease proteolytic subunit, with protein MNNLIPMVIEQTSRGERSYDIFSRLLSDRIVMLNGVVTNELASVIIAQMLFLESADCGKDIHFYINSPGGSVTDGFAIMDTMNYIKCDVSTISVGQSGSAASLLLVSGTKGKRFALKNSEVLIHQPSISGGLQGQATDIKIRSEWLEKTKEKLHKIYSNLSGQPFEKIKEDMERDYFMTAEQAKAYGLIDEILVSRR; from the coding sequence ATGAATAACCTCATACCTATGGTAATTGAGCAAACATCCCGTGGAGAACGCTCTTATGATATTTTTTCAAGGCTGTTGAGTGACCGCATTGTAATGCTTAACGGTGTGGTGACCAATGAACTTGCGAGCGTAATTATAGCACAGATGCTCTTTTTAGAATCTGCTGATTGTGGAAAAGATATTCATTTTTATATTAACAGCCCTGGCGGTTCCGTAACGGACGGATTCGCCATTATGGATACCATGAACTACATCAAATGTGATGTATCAACCATCAGTGTTGGGCAATCGGGGAGCGCCGCTTCATTACTCTTGGTTTCCGGGACGAAAGGCAAACGATTTGCACTTAAAAACAGTGAGGTATTGATTCATCAGCCTTCGATATCCGGTGGGCTTCAGGGTCAGGCGACAGACATTAAAATCCGCAGTGAGTGGCTTGAAAAAACAAAAGAGAAACTCCATAAAATATATAGCAACCTTTCAGGACAGCCTTTTGAAAAAATTAAGGAGGATATGGAACGGGATTATTTTATGACGGCGGAGCAGGCAAAAGCATATGGATTAATTGACGAAATCCTAGTATCTCGCAGGTAA